Proteins encoded in a region of the Flavobacteriaceae bacterium HL-DH10 genome:
- a CDS encoding NADH:ubiquinone reductase (Na(+)-transporting) subunit D has product MGLLSKKDAKLITDPLADNNPITIQVLGICSALAITAELKASIVMAISVMAVLAIGNVVISLMRNIIPSKIRIIVQLVVVAALVIIVDQVLKAFAYELSKTLSVFVGLIITNCIIMGRFEAFALANKPWRSFLDGLGNAAGYGLILIIVGFFRELLGSGTLLGYPVLGNPIPGELTGLYKYGYENNGFMLLSPMALIVVGIIIWVQRSKNKALVEDN; this is encoded by the coding sequence ATGGGACTTTTATCAAAAAAAGACGCCAAGTTAATCACTGACCCATTAGCCGATAATAACCCAATTACTATTCAGGTATTAGGTATATGTTCTGCTTTAGCAATTACAGCAGAATTAAAAGCTTCTATAGTAATGGCTATTTCAGTAATGGCAGTATTAGCTATTGGAAATGTAGTTATTTCTTTAATGCGAAATATTATTCCTTCTAAAATTAGAATCATCGTTCAGTTAGTCGTTGTGGCTGCCTTGGTAATTATTGTAGATCAGGTTTTAAAAGCTTTTGCTTACGAGTTAAGTAAAACGTTATCTGTATTTGTTGGGCTTATTATTACCAACTGTATTATTATGGGACGTTTTGAGGCCTTTGCATTAGCAAACAAACCTTGGAGGTCTTTTCTTGACGGCTTAGGAAATGCAGCTGGTTATGGTTTAATTTTAATCATTGTTGGTTTCTTTAGAGAATTGTTAGGTTCTGGTACGTTGCTAGGATATCCAGTTTTGGGAAATCCAATTCCAGGAGAGCTAACAGGTTTGTATAAATATGGTTACGAAAACAACGGGTTCATGTTATTATCACCAATGGCATTGATTGTAGTGGGTATTATTATCTGGGTTCAACGTAGTAAAAATAAAGCATTAGTAGAAGATAATTAA
- the nqrE gene encoding NADH:ubiquinone reductase (Na(+)-transporting) subunit E translates to MEHLELFLKSIFIDNMVFATFLGMCSYLAVSKKVNTAVGLGAAVIFVLAITVPLNWLLDQYLLQPGALSWLGEEYADYDLSFLSFIMFIATIATMVQLVEIVVEKFSPSLYNSLGIFLPLIAVNCAILGGSLFMQSREIPTLGLATVYGIGSGIGWFLAILAIAAIREKIRYSNVPPALRGLGITFIITGLMAIGFMSFGGMLTGGDEEAPKEEKTVKVDSKEEKEVLANNIKVNE, encoded by the coding sequence ATGGAACATTTAGAATTATTTTTAAAATCAATATTTATAGATAACATGGTGTTTGCAACATTCTTAGGGATGTGTTCATACCTTGCTGTATCTAAAAAAGTAAATACAGCAGTTGGTCTTGGAGCAGCAGTTATATTTGTATTGGCAATTACAGTGCCTTTAAACTGGTTGTTAGATCAATATCTTTTACAGCCAGGAGCATTGTCTTGGTTAGGAGAAGAATATGCAGATTACGATTTAAGTTTCTTATCATTTATCATGTTTATTGCTACCATTGCAACCATGGTACAATTAGTAGAAATTGTAGTTGAGAAATTTTCACCTTCATTATATAATTCACTTGGTATTTTCTTGCCGCTTATCGCTGTAAACTGTGCCATATTAGGTGGGTCATTATTCATGCAATCTCGTGAAATACCTACTTTAGGATTAGCAACTGTTTACGGTATTGGTTCAGGTATTGGATGGTTTTTAGCAATTCTTGCAATTGCAGCTATTCGCGAAAAAATCAGATATTCTAATGTACCGCCTGCATTAAGAGGCTTAGGAATTACTTTCATCATTACAGGTTTAATGGCGATTGGTTTCATGAGTTTTGGAGGTATGTTAACAGGAGGTGATGAAGAAGCTCCTAAAGAAGAAAAGACTGTTAAAGTTGATTCTAAAGAAGAAAAAGAAGTGTTAGCTAACAACATAAAAGTAAATGAATAA
- the nqrF gene encoding NADH:ubiquinone reductase (Na(+)-transporting) subunit F, producing MILAAGTLGTITVTVVAFLIITLLLVVLLLFVKQKLSPSGPVKITINGERELEVASGGSLLSTLGAQKIFLPSACGGGGTCIQCECHVLEGGGEALPTETPHFSRKELQYGARLACQVKVKQDMNITIPEEVFGIKKWEATVVRNYNVASFIKEFVVEIPEDMGYKAGGYIQIEIPPCEVKYSDMDITAHPEEHETPDKFQAEWDKFKLWPLVMKNTETIERAYSMASFPAEGREIMLNVRVACPPFDRAKGGWMDVNPGIASSYIFNQKPGDKVVISGPYGEFFINESDSEMLYVGGGAGMAPMRSHLYHLFKTLKTGRKVTYWYGGRSKRELFYLDHFYQLENEFPNFKFYLALSEPLPEDNWKVKENIDAPGDGFVGFIHNCVIDNYLSLHESPEDIELYFCGPPLMNKAVQKMGEDFGIPDEHIRFDDFGG from the coding sequence ATGATTTTAGCCGCAGGTACATTAGGAACAATAACGGTAACCGTAGTCGCGTTTTTAATTATTACGTTATTATTGGTAGTATTACTATTATTTGTAAAGCAAAAATTATCACCATCAGGTCCAGTAAAAATTACGATTAATGGTGAACGTGAATTAGAAGTTGCTTCTGGAGGTAGTTTATTATCGACTTTAGGTGCTCAAAAAATATTTTTACCATCAGCTTGTGGTGGTGGTGGAACATGTATTCAATGTGAATGTCATGTTTTAGAAGGTGGAGGAGAAGCTTTACCAACTGAGACACCTCACTTTTCAAGAAAAGAATTACAATATGGTGCACGTTTAGCTTGTCAGGTAAAAGTAAAACAAGACATGAATATTACTATTCCGGAAGAAGTTTTCGGAATTAAAAAATGGGAAGCAACAGTTGTTAGAAATTATAACGTAGCTTCTTTTATTAAGGAGTTTGTTGTAGAAATCCCTGAAGATATGGGTTATAAAGCTGGAGGGTATATTCAAATTGAAATTCCTCCATGTGAAGTGAAGTATTCAGATATGGATATCACGGCGCATCCAGAAGAGCACGAAACACCAGATAAGTTTCAAGCTGAATGGGATAAGTTTAAATTATGGCCTTTAGTCATGAAAAATACTGAAACAATTGAACGTGCATATTCTATGGCTTCTTTTCCTGCTGAGGGACGAGAAATTATGTTAAACGTACGTGTGGCTTGTCCTCCTTTTGATAGAGCCAAAGGTGGCTGGATGGATGTTAATCCAGGGATTGCATCATCTTATATCTTTAACCAAAAACCAGGAGATAAAGTAGTTATTTCTGGTCCTTATGGTGAGTTCTTCATTAACGAATCAGATAGCGAAATGCTTTATGTAGGTGGTGGAGCAGGTATGGCACCAATGCGTTCTCATTTATATCATTTATTCAAAACTCTAAAAACAGGTCGTAAAGTTACATACTGGTATGGTGGACGTTCTAAGCGTGAGTTATTCTATTTAGATCATTTCTACCAATTAGAAAATGAGTTTCCTAACTTCAAGTTTTACTTAGCTTTATCTGAGCCATTACCTGAAGATAACTGGAAAGTAAAAGAAAATATTGATGCACCAGGAGATGGTTTCGTAGGCTTCATTCATAACTGTGTAATTGATAATTATTTAAGTTTACATGAATCGCCAGAAGACATTGAATTGTATTTCTGTGGACCACCATTAATGAACAAAGCAGTTCAAAAAATGGGAGAAGATTTTGGTATCCCAGATGAGCATATTAGATTTGATGACTTTGGAGGATAA
- a CDS encoding c-type cytochrome — protein MVVDPAERGAYLVNTNGCHDCHSPKKFTDKGMELDPDRLLSGHPADEKLPPYDEKTAQSYILFSMGFTATTGPWGTSFAANLTPDDTGLGTWSEAQFLTAIKKGLYKGLEGSRPLLPPMPWQHYANFTDDDLKAIFAYLKTFKPVENLVPAPIPPQIQ, from the coding sequence ATTGTAGTCGATCCTGCAGAACGAGGTGCATATTTGGTAAACACTAATGGATGTCATGATTGTCATTCACCTAAAAAATTTACTGACAAAGGCATGGAATTAGATCCCGATAGATTATTATCTGGTCATCCCGCTGATGAAAAACTACCACCTTACGATGAAAAAACAGCACAATCGTATATACTATTTTCAATGGGTTTTACGGCTACAACAGGCCCATGGGGCACATCCTTTGCCGCAAATTTAACACCCGACGATACAGGCTTAGGCACATGGAGCGAAGCACAGTTCTTAACGGCTATAAAAAAAGGTTTATATAAAGGTCTTGAAGGAAGCAGACCTTTATTACCTCCAATGCCTTGGCAACATTATGCAAATTTTACTGATGATGACTTAAAAGCTATTTTTGCTTATCTAAAAACTTTTAAGCCTGTAGAGAATCTAGTTCCTGCTCCTATTCCACCTCAAATTCAGTAA
- a CDS encoding Na(+)-translocating NADH-quinone reductase subunit F → MKTSTRLEQAIKKLYVAFHNNTLHPECCKQCAVGNILNNTDSWKHLSDYHGALELNYIGKVNESFGRKFNGYSPSELLKIEATFLKACGYQLPLHYKNSKPKHPTNKDVLFNGLTKVVTFLCELDGVSNVMDYTKLFEFINEKPRFQLDDVITF, encoded by the coding sequence ATGAAAACGTCAACTCGTTTAGAACAAGCCATAAAAAAACTATATGTTGCCTTTCATAATAATACATTGCATCCAGAATGTTGTAAACAATGTGCGGTAGGCAATATCTTAAATAACACCGATAGTTGGAAACATTTATCAGACTATCATGGGGCTTTAGAATTAAATTATATTGGTAAAGTAAACGAATCTTTTGGTAGAAAATTTAACGGCTATTCCCCTTCTGAATTATTAAAAATAGAAGCTACATTTTTAAAAGCTTGTGGTTACCAACTTCCACTACACTACAAAAATAGTAAACCCAAACACCCAACAAACAAAGATGTTTTATTTAATGGGCTTACAAAAGTTGTTACCTTTTTATGTGAATTAGATGGCGTTTCTAATGTTATGGACTATACAAAACTTTTTGAATTTATAAATGAAAAACCTCGTTTTCAATTAGATGACGTGATAACATTTTGA
- a CDS encoding Na(+)-translocating NADH-quinone reductase subunit F — protein MSKPLTEQELHNLAMNHVGKDLEQRGFEFIAVNSKLKKHPQFVCMDKNKQYYFVIVRAVILPDNPNNFDVIWMESFKKHARENDAKVLYAGVGLGNTSKKKSPIYLNEEYLLEYNGIQVLETNLN, from the coding sequence ATGAGTAAACCGCTTACAGAACAAGAACTTCACAACCTAGCAATGAATCATGTTGGAAAAGATTTAGAACAACGTGGTTTTGAATTTATAGCTGTTAATAGCAAGCTTAAAAAACATCCTCAATTTGTTTGTATGGATAAAAACAAGCAGTATTATTTTGTTATTGTAAGAGCAGTGATATTACCAGATAATCCAAATAATTTTGATGTTATTTGGATGGAATCTTTTAAAAAGCATGCCAGAGAAAATGATGCTAAAGTATTATATGCTGGAGTTGGTTTAGGTAATACCAGTAAGAAAAAATCGCCTATTTATTTGAATGAAGAATATTTGTTAGAGTATAACGGTATTCAAGTTTTAGAAACGAATCTTAATTAA
- a CDS encoding FAD:protein FMN transferase, with product MNRLILILFCLVCIGCKEESKKVDNQNLKNTLIEGEVFGTFYQVTYDSKIDYNKQFDSLFYVINKSMSTYQVNSDISKINRNEIVEVDAHFKKVFQTSKKIFHETNGAFDPTIGALVNAWDFGPEGKIKNLDSLKIKELMHSVGFDKVSVIDNKIVKPQNAFIDFNAIAKGYAVDVIARFLDKKNVANYIVNIGGELNCKGINVDKKSGWTVGVENPNFDGTQSWDKVFILNNEAMATSGVYRKFKVDENGNRYAHIIDAKTGYPSKTNLLSISVIANNCMTADAYATAFKSMGIEKIKAFLKTHPELKVYLIFENDKKEFETLALNNFPE from the coding sequence ATGAATAGACTCATATTAATTCTTTTCTGTCTTGTTTGTATTGGCTGTAAAGAAGAATCAAAAAAAGTAGACAATCAAAACTTAAAGAACACTTTAATAGAAGGAGAAGTTTTTGGAACATTCTATCAGGTGACTTACGATTCTAAGATTGATTACAATAAGCAATTTGATAGCTTATTTTATGTGATAAATAAATCGATGTCAACTTATCAAGTGAATTCAGATATTTCAAAAATTAATAGAAATGAGATAGTTGAAGTTGATGCCCATTTTAAAAAGGTATTTCAGACTTCTAAAAAAATATTTCATGAAACAAATGGTGCTTTCGATCCTACAATAGGTGCCTTAGTAAATGCATGGGATTTTGGACCAGAAGGCAAAATAAAAAACTTGGATAGTTTGAAGATTAAAGAATTGATGCACTCTGTTGGTTTTGATAAAGTGTCTGTTATAGATAATAAAATAGTTAAACCACAAAATGCATTTATAGATTTTAATGCAATTGCAAAAGGATATGCAGTTGATGTTATTGCTAGGTTTTTAGATAAAAAAAATGTAGCTAATTATATAGTAAATATCGGAGGGGAACTGAATTGTAAAGGTATTAATGTAGATAAAAAATCTGGTTGGACTGTTGGTGTAGAAAATCCAAATTTTGATGGGACACAAAGTTGGGATAAAGTGTTTATTCTAAATAATGAAGCGATGGCTACCTCTGGGGTTTACCGAAAGTTTAAAGTTGATGAAAATGGTAATCGTTACGCACATATTATTGATGCTAAAACAGGCTACCCTAGTAAAACTAATTTATTGAGTATATCTGTAATTGCAAATAATTGTATGACAGCTGATGCCTATGCAACGGCATTTAAATCTATGGGTATTGAAAAAATAAAAGCATTTTTAAAAACACATCCAGAGCTTAAAGTCTATTTGATTTTTGAAAATGATAAAAAGGAATTTGAAACTTTAGCTTTAAATAACTTTCCTGAGTAA
- a CDS encoding DUF423 domain-containing protein, which translates to MTQQIIIATGAIFGMLSVILGAFGAHALKKILSSDQLHSFEVGVKYQMYHAIALLALGFNSSHISSATYWCFTLGILLFSFSIYGLVISDAKGKKLRFLGPITPIGGLLLVIGWLQLLINAL; encoded by the coding sequence ATGACACAACAAATTATAATTGCTACAGGTGCTATTTTTGGTATGTTATCTGTAATACTTGGTGCTTTTGGGGCACATGCTTTAAAGAAAATTTTATCTTCAGATCAATTACATAGTTTTGAAGTTGGTGTGAAATACCAAATGTATCATGCTATTGCATTACTAGCTTTAGGCTTTAATAGCTCTCATATATCTTCTGCAACATACTGGTGTTTTACGCTAGGTATTTTATTATTCTCTTTTAGTATTTATGGATTAGTTATAAGTGATGCTAAAGGAAAAAAGCTTCGATTCTTAGGACCTATTACTCCAATAGGTGGTTTGCTTTTGGTTATTGGCTGGTTACAATTATTAATTAATGCTTTATAA
- a CDS encoding DUF192 domain-containing protein, which yields MLLKRNALLIISTLFILFTSCKDDKKVVKQTVITFKKEGELTIIKSDSTKVNLDIEIADTDFDIQTGLMYRDSMKKNQGMLFIFNDFKERFFYMKNTHIPLDLIYIDDAYKIVSFQKNAKPFDESSLPSNTPAKYVLEINAGLIDAWALSVGDIINYTQK from the coding sequence ATGTTATTAAAACGAAATGCGTTATTAATTATTAGTACTCTTTTTATCCTGTTTACATCCTGTAAAGACGATAAAAAAGTTGTAAAACAAACTGTAATTACGTTTAAGAAAGAAGGCGAACTCACCATTATAAAATCAGATTCCACAAAAGTAAATTTAGATATAGAAATTGCAGACACCGACTTTGATATTCAAACAGGTTTGATGTACAGAGATTCTATGAAAAAAAATCAAGGCATGTTATTTATTTTTAATGATTTTAAAGAGCGTTTTTTCTACATGAAGAATACACATATTCCTTTAGATTTAATATATATTGATGATGCTTATAAAATAGTAAGCTTTCAAAAAAACGCAAAACCTTTTGATGAAAGCTCACTTCCTTCGAATACGCCTGCAAAATATGTTTTAGAAATTAATGCCGGTTTGATTGATGCTTGGGCGCTTTCGGTTGGTGATATTATAAATTACACACAGAAATAG
- the lgt gene encoding prolipoprotein diacylglyceryl transferase, whose product MQLLKFDWNPITGIDIIGNFKLHFYSLMWVTAFIVGWYIMKRIFTKEKVSLDYLDPLFIYTVLATMLGARLGHVLFYQSELISEDFFSIFLPFKFKGGFEFTGFQGLASHGAAIGIIIGMYLYRRKYKYKSLLWILDRIVISVASGAVFIRIGNFINSEIIGKVTNSSFGVRFIQDEYYKSQITQLTGIKDAKKAYAAVTNDPQFAELLEKVPYRHPAQLYESFCYIFVFLILWYFYTKTSKKDQTGFLFGLFLVLLWTIRFFVEFVKEPQNQERADWLLNTGQWLSIPFVLLGLYFMFVFKPKSAVK is encoded by the coding sequence ATGCAACTATTAAAATTTGATTGGAACCCTATAACAGGCATTGACATTATTGGAAATTTCAAACTCCACTTTTATAGCCTTATGTGGGTTACTGCATTTATTGTTGGGTGGTATATTATGAAACGTATTTTTACAAAGGAAAAAGTGTCTTTAGATTACTTAGATCCACTTTTTATATATACCGTTTTAGCAACCATGCTAGGAGCTCGTTTAGGGCATGTGCTATTTTACCAATCAGAATTAATTAGTGAAGATTTCTTTAGCATCTTTTTACCTTTTAAATTTAAAGGTGGATTTGAATTTACAGGATTCCAAGGACTCGCTAGTCATGGAGCTGCTATAGGTATTATTATCGGTATGTATTTATACCGAAGAAAATATAAATACAAATCGCTTTTATGGATTTTAGATAGAATTGTAATTTCTGTAGCTTCGGGAGCTGTTTTTATTAGAATTGGAAATTTTATTAATTCTGAAATTATTGGTAAAGTAACCAATTCTAGTTTTGGTGTTCGTTTTATTCAAGATGAGTATTATAAAAGTCAAATTACCCAACTTACAGGAATCAAGGATGCGAAAAAGGCCTATGCTGCTGTAACTAACGATCCGCAATTCGCAGAATTATTAGAAAAAGTTCCATACCGTCACCCCGCTCAATTATACGAATCGTTTTGCTATATTTTTGTGTTTTTAATTTTATGGTATTTCTATACTAAAACCAGTAAGAAAGACCAAACTGGGTTTCTTTTTGGACTATTCTTAGTACTACTTTGGACCATTCGTTTCTTTGTTGAATTTGTTAAAGAACCACAAAATCAAGAACGAGCAGATTGGCTACTAAATACTGGGCAATGGTTAAGTATTCCATTTGTGCTATTAGGTCTTTACTTTATGTTTGTTTTCAAACCTAAATCTGCAGTCAAATAA
- a CDS encoding peptidylprolyl isomerase translates to MQLLKSTIKILLLLIFINLTACKAQYPDLEDGIYAEFITTKGVMVAKLDYDKTPITVANFVSLAEGENTMVDDKYKGKKFYNGTIFHRVINDFMIQGGDPTGTGAGSPGYKFMDEFNPDLTHDKAGILSMANSGPKTNGSQFFITDKPTTHLDNRHTVFGELVIGLDVEDSISNIKTGANDKPLVDVVIKELNIIRKGKEAKKFDAPDIFINHFAEAEQKEKEALAKAEAILNATKEKFNSQREDAITLASGLQYVITEKGTGEKLPQNAKVLTHYTVYFEDGKLLDTSILETAEALNAVNERKKAADAYKPITADISPDAGMIAGFKEGLQQLSVGDKATLFIPYHLAYGEAGNRGIPGKTNIIFEVEIIELIN, encoded by the coding sequence ATGCAACTATTAAAAAGTACTATTAAAATCTTATTGTTGTTAATATTCATAAATTTAACGGCATGTAAAGCGCAATATCCAGATCTTGAAGATGGTATTTATGCCGAATTTATTACAACAAAAGGAGTTATGGTTGCAAAACTAGATTACGACAAAACTCCTATTACTGTAGCCAATTTTGTATCGTTAGCTGAAGGAGAAAACACTATGGTTGACGATAAGTATAAAGGGAAAAAATTCTATAATGGCACTATTTTTCACCGTGTAATTAATGACTTTATGATTCAAGGTGGTGATCCAACAGGAACTGGAGCAGGAAGTCCAGGTTACAAATTTATGGATGAATTTAATCCTGATTTAACACATGATAAAGCTGGTATTTTATCTATGGCTAATTCTGGTCCAAAAACAAATGGAAGTCAATTTTTTATAACAGATAAACCTACCACACATTTAGACAACAGACATACTGTTTTTGGCGAACTTGTAATAGGTTTAGATGTGGAAGACAGCATCTCTAACATTAAAACAGGAGCTAATGACAAACCTCTAGTAGATGTTGTTATAAAAGAATTAAATATTATTAGAAAAGGAAAAGAGGCTAAAAAATTTGATGCTCCAGATATCTTTATCAATCATTTTGCTGAAGCTGAACAAAAAGAAAAAGAAGCCTTAGCAAAAGCTGAAGCTATTTTAAATGCAACAAAAGAAAAATTTAATAGCCAAAGAGAAGACGCTATTACATTAGCTTCTGGATTACAGTATGTCATTACAGAAAAAGGTACAGGTGAAAAATTACCACAAAACGCCAAAGTTTTAACCCACTATACGGTTTACTTTGAAGACGGAAAATTACTTGACACAAGCATCCTAGAAACTGCCGAAGCTCTTAATGCGGTAAATGAAAGAAAAAAAGCTGCTGATGCTTATAAACCTATAACTGCAGATATTAGCCCTGACGCAGGTATGATTGCTGGTTTTAAAGAAGGCTTACAACAATTAAGTGTTGGCGATAAAGCCACCCTTTTTATACCTTACCATTTAGCTTATGGTGAAGCTGGAAATAGAGGTATCCCAGGAAAAACTAATATTATTTTTGAAGTTGAAATTATAGAACTTATTAATTAA
- the gldI gene encoding gliding motility-associated peptidyl-prolyl isomerase GldI, which produces MNKFLILTLTLLIAACKSPEARKPISSKSGSFINASIERNKKLNAQEQTAIEKIMAEQNNSYIASKSGFWYFYNNKVENDSLKTPDFGDLINYNYNVKRLNGDIIYSKEEIKTQNYIMDKQELFTGLREGLKLLKTGETATFLFPSQKAYGYYGDENKISHNTPIICEVTVNSITTQN; this is translated from the coding sequence ATGAATAAATTTCTAATATTAACATTAACCCTCCTTATTGCTGCTTGTAAAAGCCCCGAAGCAAGAAAACCTATTTCTTCTAAATCGGGTTCTTTTATTAATGCTTCTATAGAGCGTAACAAAAAATTGAACGCTCAGGAACAGACTGCTATTGAAAAAATTATGGCAGAGCAAAACAACAGCTATATAGCTTCTAAAAGTGGATTTTGGTATTTCTACAATAATAAAGTTGAAAATGACTCTTTAAAAACACCTGATTTTGGAGATCTGATAAACTATAATTATAATGTAAAGCGTTTAAATGGCGATATCATATATTCTAAAGAAGAGATAAAAACTCAAAATTATATTATGGATAAGCAAGAGCTTTTTACGGGGTTAAGAGAAGGTTTAAAACTTTTAAAAACAGGTGAAACAGCAACTTTTTTATTCCCTTCACAAAAAGCTTATGGTTATTATGGTGATGAAAATAAAATATCTCACAACACACCTATAATATGCGAAGTCACAGTAAATTCTATAACAACCCAAAACTAA
- a CDS encoding bifunctional oligoribonuclease/PAP phosphatase NrnA has protein sequence MTKDEITSIKQLLSTKKKIVIVPHKNPDGDAIGSILGLYHYLLKKNHDVAVISPNDYPSFLKWIPGENIILKHDSQTKMCNALIEAADIIFTLDFNAYHRAGNMESVLEKSSAIKIMIDHHQAPDDYATYIFSDVSMSSTCEMIYHFIDMLGDTDSIKADIATCLYVGIMTDTGSFRFRSTTSRTHEIIAHLIDKGADNTQIHNNVYDTNTYERLQLLGCALNNLKVIPESKTAYISLSQEELFKYNYKKGDTEGVVNYALSLENIVLAAIFIEDKQEGIIKISLRSKGDFSVNELSRAHFEGGGHTNAAGGKSHLSLHDTIEKFINLLPSYKKALNNE, from the coding sequence ATGACAAAAGATGAAATTACAAGTATAAAACAACTGCTTTCTACAAAAAAAAAGATAGTAATTGTTCCTCATAAAAACCCAGATGGCGATGCTATAGGCTCAATTTTAGGATTATACCATTACTTATTAAAAAAGAATCACGACGTAGCAGTAATATCTCCAAATGACTATCCTAGCTTTTTAAAATGGATTCCTGGAGAAAATATTATTTTAAAACATGATTCACAAACGAAAATGTGCAATGCTTTAATAGAAGCTGCCGATATTATTTTCACTCTAGATTTTAATGCTTACCATAGAGCAGGAAACATGGAATCTGTTTTAGAAAAAAGTAGTGCTATTAAAATAATGATAGACCACCATCAAGCACCAGATGATTATGCTACTTATATATTTAGTGATGTAAGTATGAGCTCTACCTGTGAGATGATCTATCATTTTATTGATATGCTAGGCGATACAGATAGTATAAAAGCTGATATTGCGACCTGTCTATATGTTGGAATCATGACAGATACGGGTTCATTTAGATTTCGCTCCACTACAAGTAGAACGCATGAAATTATAGCACACCTTATAGATAAAGGAGCAGACAATACACAAATTCATAATAACGTATACGATACTAATACTTATGAACGCTTGCAATTACTGGGTTGCGCACTTAACAACTTAAAGGTTATTCCTGAATCTAAAACCGCCTATATTAGTTTATCTCAGGAAGAATTATTTAAATATAATTATAAGAAAGGTGATACCGAAGGCGTTGTTAATTACGCGTTATCACTAGAAAACATTGTACTTGCAGCTATTTTTATTGAAGACAAGCAAGAAGGTATTATAAAAATATCGTTGCGCTCAAAAGGCGATTTTTCAGTTAATGAATTATCTCGTGCACATTTTGAAGGGGGCGGACATACAAATGCTGCTGGAGGAAAAAGTCATTTATCACTACATGATACTATTGAAAAATTTATCAATCTATTACCTAGTTATAAAAAAGCCCTGAATAATGAATAA
- a CDS encoding nucleoside-diphosphate kinase — protein sequence MATNRTFTMLKPDAVEKGHIGAILEKISASGFRIVAMKLTQMTKADAQTFYAIHNERPFFADLVEYMTRGPIVAAILEKENAVEDFRTLIGATNPADAAEGTIRKMFADSISENAVHGSDSDENAAIEGAFHFSGRDMF from the coding sequence ATGGCAACAAATAGAACATTTACAATGCTAAAGCCAGATGCTGTTGAAAAAGGACACATTGGCGCAATATTAGAAAAGATTTCAGCTTCAGGGTTTAGAATTGTTGCAATGAAATTAACACAGATGACTAAAGCAGATGCGCAAACATTTTATGCAATACATAACGAGCGTCCATTTTTTGCAGACTTAGTTGAATATATGACTCGCGGCCCTATAGTAGCGGCTATTTTAGAAAAAGAAAATGCAGTTGAAGATTTTAGAACTTTAATTGGGGCTACAAACCCTGCTGATGCAGCAGAAGGAACTATTCGTAAAATGTTTGCCGATTCAATTAGTGAAAACGCAGTACATGGAAGTGATAGTGATGAAAATGCAGCTATAGAAGGTGCTTTTCATTTCTCTGGAAGAGATATGTTTTAG
- a CDS encoding cold shock domain-containing protein, with protein MSKGTVKFFNDSKGFGFIIEEGSQKEHFVHISGLIDEIREGDEVEFDLQEGRKGLNAVNVKVV; from the coding sequence ATGAGTAAAGGAACAGTAAAATTCTTCAACGATTCTAAAGGATTCGGATTTATAATAGAAGAAGGTTCACAAAAAGAACATTTTGTTCACATTTCTGGATTAATCGACGAAATTCGCGAAGGCGACGAAGTTGAATTTGATTTACAGGAAGGTAGAAAAGGTTTAAACGCAGTAAATGTAAAAGTAGTTTAA